From Pseudoalteromonas piratica:
TGCGGCAGTAAAGCAAATAATCGATGCTGAGATTGCCAATGGTATAGAACCAAGTAACATTATTTTGGCTGGTTTTTCGCAAGGCGGTGTGGTGTCGTTGTATTTAGGGCCGCGTTTACCTTATCAACTAGCGGGTATTATGGCGCTTTCAACCTATATGTGTGAGCCTGCTAAACTAACGTTAGAAAAACAGCAAGCAAATTTAAATGTGTTTATGGCACATGGCAGTTTCGATGATGTGGTGCCAACCACAGCAGGTGAGAGTGCTTACAAAACTTTGGTCGAGCTAGGTTATGATGCAAGCTGGCAGGTTTACCCAATGGCACACCAAGTGTGTTTAGAAGAGATTAAAGCGATCCGCGCTTGGTTAATCTCGCGCTTAAGTTAGGGAGCATGAGTGAGTCAAAAAATAAAAATAACTGCAACGCTAAACAGTAGCCAATTGAAACAAAAAGGTGTTGATAAGCCTGTCGAGTATCAGTGGCATTGGTCGCGTATATTTGCTGCCTTATCGTTAGTGGTGTCAGTTTTATTTTTTATGACTCTTTATGTGTTTCCAAATAATGATGAAGTTGGTACCGAGAAACTTGCTTCAGGTCAGAGTGCATTGCTAAAAGCAAAAACACTAACTGACGTTACAAAAGTGGAAAAATCACCCTTTAAAGAAACCGAAAAGGTTGCTTTAAGCCAGTCTTCTTTAATGAAAACGGATAAAGGCTTAGGTACAAAAAGTAGTGATGAATCATTACCAGCTGCGCAAAATGACCCTGAATTACCAAGCGTGAATGAGCAACATGAGCAAAGCGATTTAGTTGATATTATTGATTCACCTAATACAGAAAAGCTTGAACCTAGCGCTTCAGCAAATGAGCTGATAACACAGTCAGATGAACAACAAACGCTCTCTGATATTGCACTTGGTGCAAAAATGAATACGCAAAGTGTATCGCGTGCATTATTGTCACGGGATATTATTGGACGAGAGCCTGTGGATATTATTGGTGAGCGTATTGCGCGGGCAAGTTTTACAAAAAAACTGTATTTTTTTACCGAAGTTAACGGCCTTCAAGGCAAACTCGTGCGCCATAAATGGTATTTTCAAGATCAATTACAGGCCGATGTTGAATTATCGATTTATGCTGAGCGTTATCGAACTTATTCATCAAAAAATATCGCGGCACTGCAGTTAGGTATGTGGCGTGTAGAATTAGTCGCAGAGGGTGAAACCTTAGCGAGCAAGCAATTTATAATTACTGATAAGTAAAAGGTCAGTGTAGGAAAGTTATGTCACAAGAGAAGTCTATCATTCGTATTGCAACCCGCAAAAGTGCGCTGGCACTATGGCAAGCTGAATTTGTTAAAGCTGAGCTTGAAAAACACCATGCTAACTTAGCGGTTGAACTCGTCCCTATGTCAACGCAGGGCGATAAAATATTAGATACACCGCTGGCAAAAATTGGTGGTAAAGGCTTGTTTGTTAAAGAGCTTGAAGTTGCCATGATGGAAGGGCGTGCAGACATCGCTGTGCATTCAATGAAAGACGTTCCGGTTGAATTCCCTGATGGACTAGAACTGCATACAATTTGTGAACGTGAAGATCCACGTGATGCATTTGTATCTAATAAGTACAAATCGCTAGCAGATTTACCGCAGGGCGCTATTGTGGGTACCTCTAGTTTACGTCGTCAGTGCCAGCTAAAAGCGGCGCGTCCAGATTTAGAAATCCGTGATTTACGCGGTAATGTTAATACGCGTTTAGCAAAACTAGACGCAGGTGAATACGATGCAATTATTCTTGCAGCTGCAGGTCTTATCCGCTTAGAAATGCCAGAGCGCATTGCTGATTTTATTGCGGCAGAAGACTCATTACCGGCAAATGGTCAAGGTGCAGTGGGTATTGAATGTCGCAGTGATGATGAAATAACAAAAGCGTTTTTGGCACCTTTAGAGCATACTGAAACACGCTATCGTGTGCTAGCAGAGCGCGCAATGAACCGTAAATTGCAAGGTGGTTGCCAAGTGCCAATTGGTGCTTTTGCAACGGTCGATGGTAATACACTGACATTGCGTGGCCTTGTGGGGGCGTTAGATGGCTCGGTTATCTTACAACACACCTTAACAGGTGATGTGGCAAATGCTGAACAAATTGGCGAGCAACTAGCTGAGCATTTATTAGCGCAAGGCGCGAATAAAATTCTTGCAGAAGTTTACGCAAGTTAACAAGGAACGACTGTGACACATATTTTACTCACCCGGGCTGAAGAAAAAAGCCAGCAACTTGCTGAGCAACTTGCTGAAAAGGCAATAACAAGCTCTATTCAGCCTGTGTTAGTGCTTGAAGCTATCACTGTGAGTGAACAGCAACTTAGCATGTTGGATGATGCTGATATTGTGTTATTTGTGTCACAAGATGCTGCGCGTTTTTTACATACCTTAAAGCCGGAGCTAACAAAAAATAGCATTTGCTTAGCGGTAGGAAAAAGCACCGCAGAAGTGGTAACTGAGCTCTTTGAGAAACCGTGTGCCAGCCCATTAGTGGAAACAAGCGAAGGCTTACTGGCGATGCCTGAGCTTAATAACGTCGCGAGCAAACGAATTGTGCTGGTCAAAGGCAAAGGCGGGCGCAATAAACTTGCAAAAGAGCTAAAAGAGCGAGAAGCGATCTTTCAGCCGCTTGCTGTTTATAAGCGTTTAGCGAATCCTGGATTGACCAAGGCACTCGCCAACGAATGGAAAAACAATGGTGTCGACACTATTGTACTGACCAGCAATGCAAGCATTGATAGTTTTCTCGCTGTTGCATCCAATAAATCTTGGCTGGCAACACTGACAGTATTTTTAGTGAGTGCACGTTGTGTTGAGTATTTCAACGAAAAAGCCCATGTAAAACAAATTATTAATTGCCAAGGTGCTGATAACGAAAGCATTTTAAATGCAATATTAGAACAGCATAAACCTCAACAGAGTCACGCTATGGAACAAGAAAAAGATATTACCGCAAAGAGTACAATCAGCGATAAAGCAGCTAATAAGCCCAAAACAACCACGGAAACGGTGACGGCGCCAACTGAAAAGCAATCCGGTTCTGGTAAAGCAATTGCTGTTGTTGCCTTGTTAGTATCACTTGCTGCTGTTGGTGGCTTAGGATATGGCTATACGCTGTTTCAACAACAAAAAAACTTTCTTGTTCAGTTAAACAATGAGAAAAATAGCCTGTCGGAGCAAATTGCAGCGGCAAATGCGCAAGCTATTTCGTTACAAGGGCAAAATCAGCAATTACAAAATGCCCTTTCAGCACAGCTAGTACAGGCAGAAAGTGCGCTAACGCAGAAAATTGAGCAACAATTACAGGTTGCCAACCAACAAGAGCCAGAGCTTAACCGTGAAGAAGTGAAAAGCCTGTATCGCATGGCTGAGTTTAAAGCGCTAGTACAAGCTGACTATTTAGGTGCTGCTGCCATGTTGGCAAGGCTTGATATTTTACTAGAAAGTTTCCCTGGCACGCAGCCCGCTCGTGAAGCGCTGCATCAAGATATTCAAGCGTTAAATGCTGTGCAAACTGTGGATGTTGAAAACATATACCTAAGGCTTTCGGGGTTAATTGCCAATTTAGACAAGCTACCACTTAACATGGTTGTGTTGCCTGAAGAGGCAGATAAAGTTAACCAACAAGCCCTTTCGGATAATGTCGATGATTGGCAAGCAAATCTAAAACGCAGTTGGGATTTGCTGGTGGATGACTTTATTAAAGTGCGCAAACGCACCGCACCGGTAGAGTCATTATTAAGCCAAGAAGAACAAGCGCTTATTCGTCATCAGCTACGTTTTTATATGGTTCAAGCACAAACGGCTCTGGTTAAGCAGCAAGCGGTTATGTTTACTGCAGCCTTAAAGCAGGCGCAAAGTGTTTTAACCAATTACTACGATGTACAAGCATCTGAAGTGGTTTACCTTAATAACCAATTAAGTGAACTGCAATCACAGCCCTTAGCGTTTAACCCTGAATTTACCTTTAGCTCAGAAGCGGCAATTAAGGAGCTACTATGAGTAAGGCAATAATTAGCATTGTTATTGCGTTAATTGTCTTAGCACTAGCACCGATTGCTATTGGTGAAAAAGGCTATGTATTAATCGCGTTTAATGACTACACAATTGAAGGCACGATCACCGCATTTGTGATTGCTGCAATTTTACTGGCCGTGCTTGGTTTTGTGATTTATAAATTGTTGCGTTATGTTTTCTCGCTCTATGGCGTTACCCGCTTTAAATGGGCATTGCGTGCGGATAAGCGCAAGCAAACTAATTTAAAAACAGGTGTATGGCAGTTTATTAATCGCGACTTTGTGGGGGCACAAAAAAGTTTAGCAAAAGCACATGTGCCTGAGGGGTGGGAAAATATCGCCCAAGCAATTTCTGCACGTGCGGCACTAGAAGCTGGCAACAAAGCGGAAGCAAGACTTCACCTTGAGCAAGTATCTGAAGACGACACCCCTTATATTGCGCAGATGCTGGTGGAAAGCGAACAAGCTGAACTTGCTAAAGAAAGCATGGAGCAAATCACCAAAAATAAAAAGGCTACAAATCTTGAGCTTGCTAACTTTGCTGAGTATTTAGTGGCACAGCAAGATTGGTCAACACTTAATGACCAGCTAAGTCGTTTTGAGAAAAAACATGCTCTGAGTGACGAGCAGTGGCAGCAGTTATTTGAGCGTTATTTTGCTGCGTTAGACCTAAATGCACTAAACAGTGCGTACGGTAATTTACCTAAAAAGCTAAAAGAAAAAGCCGAGTTTCATTACTTAATCAACCTTGCGTTATTTGCCCCTGAGCAAACCGACAAGAGTTTATTAAAACTCGCTAAAGGTGATAAGTACCGCGAAATTTGGCAAGTACTCAGCAAGTGCACTAATACCAAGCTTTCAGATTTACAAAAGTTTGTGCAGACGCGTCTTAAAAAATTACCTGAGGACGAAACCTTATTACTTACGCTGGCATACATTGCCAAAGCACAAGGTGATTTTGAGTTGGCCGGTAAAGTATTTAACAAAGTGCTAAGCAAAGACAATGCAATCAAACATTGGCGTATTGCAGCTGAATGTTTTAGCCAAACAGGTCAGCTTGATAAAGCCGTGTCGCTTTATCAAACCTATGCTTAGTATTTTCGAGAATATTTATTCTTTATTAGAAAGCGCCGATCGGCGCTTTTTTTATATTTGTTCGAATAAGGACCTATGTCCTAAGCAATCCTTGCTTTTATAGCTAAACTACGTAGAATCCGCGCAATTTTAAATTTTTAAGGGTCAAGCCATGATCGATTCAACTCTTCCTCTTCTTGATTTACACCGTCACCTTGATGGAAATGTTCGTTCAGAAACCATTTTAGATCTTGGCCTAAAATTTAATATGGATTTGCCAGCAAGCGATGTTGAGTCGCTGCGCCCTCATGTACAAGTAATTGAAAATGAGCCTGATTTACTTGGCTTTTTACAAAAGCTGGATTGGGGTGTAAAAGTGCTGGGTGATTTAGATGCATGTCGTCGCATTGCCTATGAAAATATGTTTGATGCAAAAGGGCAGGGGCTTGATTATGTTGAGCTGCGTTTTAGCCCATATTATATGGCGCAAACCCACAACCTAAATATTGCAGACGTAGTTGCTGCGGTTATTGATGGCGTAAAAGCGGGTAGCCGTGAGACGGGCGTACAAGCAAAATTGATTGGTATTTTGTCGCGTACTTTTGGTGTTGAAGCATGCCAAGCGGAACTTGATGGCTTACTGGCGCACAAAAATGAGCTTATTGCACTCGATTTAGCGGGTGACGAGCTTGGTTTCCCAGGTAACTTATTTGAAGGTCACTTTAAACAAGCGCGCGATGCGGGTTTACAAATTACCACTCACGCAGGTGAAGCTGCAGGCAGCGAAAGCATTTGGCATGCAATTAAAGAGCTTGGCGCAACACGTATTGGTCACGGTGTAAAAGCAATTGAAGACGCCGCGCTGATGGATTACCTACGCGATCACCAAATTGGTGTGGAATCGTGCTTAACCAGTAATATTCAAACGAGTACAGTTGCATCAATGGCAACGCACCCTCTAAAGCAATTTTTAGCACACGGCATATTAGCCACCATTAATACTGATGACCCAAGCGTAAGTAACATTGAAATTCGACACGAATTTGAGGTGGCAGCGCCACAAGCAGGTTTAACACAGGCTGAAATCACTACAGCACAAAAGAACGCATTACAAATCGCGTTTTTAAGTGATAGTGAGCGTAAAGTGTTAATGGGGAAATATGCGTAATTTCGCTGATATTTTCAGTAGCATTTGATTTCGTCGCATTGGCGATAGCAGTAAAAAGGAGCTAAAAAGCTCCTTTTTTGTTTATTAAAGCTAACACATCCCTGTAAATATCCCTCGTATTGTACCTCCCTGTAAATATCATGCGCCATCCATGGCGCACTCGTTCATTCTTTTTAAACGGCCAAAAAGAACGAACCAAGAAAAAGCCGCCCTAAAAATCAAACGGATTCTTCAAACATAATTTAAATGTGAACATAAACGCTATGAATCGGCATCCATGCCTCAGCATAGCTTGCTCGACCGCTTCGCTCCCTGTCTCGCATTATTCATTTAAATAATGGTTTCAGGTTTGATTAAAGGGGGAATCTTCCTCAGCAACAGCCTTTAAGGTCACTATTGAGCAGGTGTTGAATAATTTCATCTGTTCTGTATAGAAAAGAGCAATTCTTCCTTAATATTTTGCAGGCAAGTTGCCCGCTTTCTACAACTTATAAGATGAAGGTTTTCAATTAACTATCTGACTAGTAACAATTAAATATTGGTGTTATAAGTTGACTTTGAATATAAACAGCAATAATTCAAAGGTGTGCAGTTGAGTAAAAATTTGAAACAGTGGAAAAATACACTCAGCACAAGTGAGATTGCTAATGGAATGAATTTTGCTCAACAAAATGCCAAGCGGCTACTGAGTGATGCTGAAAAACTGTTTGAACTTGAAAGCTATCCGACGGCTTACTCCATAGCTGTGTTAGCAATTGAAGAGGCTGGGAAAATTTCAATCCTTCGTGAGTTAGCAGTTGCAAGAGATGGAAAAGAGGTCAAAGACGCTTGGAAAGCTTATCGGACTCATACTAAAAAGAATGTGATGTACGTATTTCCTTTATTGGTCGCAAATGGTTGTAAAAAACTTCGTGATTTCGGAGGTATTTATTCCGAAGAAAACGATTTTCCAGCGCTACTGGATGATCTAAAGCAAGTTGGTTTTTATACAGACTGCTTAGGTCAAAAACATTGGGCTGTTCCTAGTCAGGTCATCGACAAAGAAGCAGCCAAAGATATTCTAAGAGTTGCTAGTACTTTGTGTGAACATAGAACATATACGCAAAAGGAGTTAGATCTTTGGGTTAAACACATCAAACCTGTGTGGAAATCTTCAATGCCGGAAATGCAAGCAGCTTTAAAAGCATGGTTCACTGAAATGCTCAATGAAGGTTTAGCAGAAGAGTCTAATGTTTCCTTCGAAGATTTTGTTGGCTAAATGAGTTATTACTGAGCGTTTAAGGTAGCCTAGCAACACGCCGTATTTTTGGTTTAAATCGTCTTTAGGATTTACGGTGTAACGGTTTGAGCTAGGTTGTAGTATTACTCAAGGTTTTACAGTGCGTTACCGCTGCCTGAGTTTAGCGCTTTTGTGGACTTGAAAGCTGTTTTCAAAGTTCACTCCCTCACCCATTAATCAAACCTGAAAGCGGAGTTTAAATGAATAATGCGAGACAGGGAGCGAAGCGGTCGAGCAAGCCATGTACAATAGGGACGTTGCTTCATGGCGTTTATGTTCACATTTAAATTTTGCTTGAAGAGTTAGTTTGATTTTTGGGCGCCGAGGGATTCCAAAGGGAGGCCGGCGCAAGCCGCCCTTTGGCTGCTGTCGCCAGCGCGACAAACCAGTTTTAATTCTATAAATAAGTTGAGATTGTGCGCTTGGGTTAGATTTATTTAGTTACGATATCTATCTAGCAAAACAGCGGTAAGGTCTTTTCACTTTTTGCAAAGGTGTGTTTCATAAATAAAGCAGCTTCCCTTAACACTCCTTATATTTCTCCTGCACTAGCTTCACATAATGCGCGAGCGATTTATCGTCATGGGTTGTAAATGAAAACTCTGTAAGTGATACCGCTTGAATGCGGTCTATACGAAATTCGCGATAGTCGTTTCGTAAGCGGCAAAAAGTGATTAGCGTCCATTTGCCACCCCAATACACCATACCTAAAGGCTCTACAAGGCGGCTGGTGATTTGCTGTTTGGCATCGGAATAATCAATGTTTACACAGCGGTGTTGCTCTATGCCTTGGCGTAAGGTGAGGGTGAAAGCTTGTTGTGCTTGGTTATGACTCCAACCCGATACTAAATAGGGCAGATCATCCACTTTTTGTTTTAAGCTACTTGGTAAAACGGCCTCAATTTTAGCAAGTGCAGAATGGGCTTTATCGGCTAAAACAGGATCCGTCCATTCGCTTACCATGCGACTGCCGAGCATTAAGGCTTGCAGTTCTTCGAGGGTAAACATCATGGGGGGCAGGTCACATTCTGAAATAAGGTAACCAATGCCTGCTTCGCCTTCGATAGGCACGCCCGATGTTTGTAAGTGTTGAATGTCGCGGTAAATGGTGCGCTCAGATACGTTTAGTTTATCTGCTAGCTGTTTGGCGGTTACAGCAAGGCGGCGGCCTTTAAGTAAGTTAACCAGTTGAAATAAACGCTCAGATTTATGCACCATATTTCCTTAATTGAATGTGCTTTACGTGTTAATTATGCGTCACAAGGTGTTTGTGACACTACATCGTAGTGCTCTAAAATAACACTTTCTTTTTCAATTAACTTGGCGAACTGCTGGCAAATTTCATTTTCATAAAATGCGTCTTGCACACGTTTAGCATCTGCCATAGTGGCAAAGTAAACCACATCAACGTAAATATTGTCGCTTTGTTGTTTGGCAAGTGATCGGTACAGCACACCGGTTTGGTTATTAAGGAATTGCTGTAAAGCGTCATTAGCAGCTGTGAAATCTGCGGCTTGAGTAGTTTCTGCAAGTTTGAAATTTACGATTTCGATTACGTTACTCATCATTTGTCTCCTTTGAAATGATGAGGTTATTTAATCAGGCTGTTATGTCAGGGAGTGTCAGTAGCAAATGAGCTAGAAAATAAAAAAGGAGCCAAATGGCTCCTTTTAGAAAATCACGATATCTATTATTTGATGAATGCGAAAGCATCAGCATACATGTTTTCGCGAATAGCACCGTGGGCAATAAAGTCATCACGTACAGGGCCAATCATATCGAAGCGACCTGCCATATAGATTTCGTATGGCGCAAGCGAATCCATATCTTTCATTACTGCTTTATGCACATAGCCTGTGTGACCTTGCCAGTTGTCACTCGCGTGCTCTACTACTGGAATAAAGTTAAAGTTAGCTTGGCTTGCAGCCCACTTTTCCATTTCATCTTTGGCATATAGTGCTGATTCATCGCGCACACCCCAGTAAAAGAAAACAGGGCGTGTTGATTTAATTTCTGCAAGGTGATCAGCCATTGATTTAACGTATGAGAAGCCTGTTCCGCCCGCAAGTAATACTACAGGCAGCTCTGACTCAGTGCGTAGTTGTGAAATACCTAAGCCCACTTCAACATCGGCTTGCGTATTATTAGCAAAGTGCTCTTTTAGGTGATCCAGCGCTTGCATGGCATAACTGTTTTCTTCTGATGCACCGATATGTAATTCTAATAGCTCGGTTTGGCTTGGGCGGCTTGCGATTGAGAATGCGCGTTTATCTTTTTCACCCAATACCAGTTGCAGGTAGTGACCTGCTTCAAATGACACTGGCTCACTTGGTTTTAGTTCAACTTTATAAACATACTCTGTTAAAGGAGCAATGCTTACCACGTTTGCTTTAACTAATTGCATTTTTAAACCTTTTCACGACGCAAGTTTAACTGCGTTACTTTTCTAAAATGTTGAGTGAATCCCAAATTTCATCAACACGTTGTTTGACTTTATCGTCCATTACAATGGGCTCGCCCCATTCTCGGTCGGTTTCTCCTGGCCATTTGTTGGTGGCATCAAGCCCCATTTTTGACCCTAAGCCAGAAACTGGTGAGGCAAAGTCGAGATAATCTATCGGGGTATTTTCAATCATTGTGGTATCACGGGCAGGATCCATACGCGTGGTGATTGCCCAAATTACATCATTCCAGTCGCGGGCATTTACATCATCATCACACACAATAACGAACTTAGTATACATGAATTGACGTAAGAATGACCAAACACCCATCATTACGCGTTTTGCATGACCCGGATATTGCTTTTTCATGGTAACCACAGCCATGCGGTAAGAGCAGCCTTCAGGTGGTAAGTAGAAATCGACAATCTCAGGGAATTGCTTTTGCAAAATAGGCACAAACACTTCGTTAAGCGCAACCCCCAAAATAGCCGGTTCATCAGGCGGACGGCCAGTATAGGTGCTGTGGTAGATAGGATCTTTACGGTGCGTAATATGCGTTACTGTCATGACCGGGAAGTCATCGACTTCATTATAGTAACCGGTGTGGTCGCCATAAGGTCCTTCAGGTGCCATTTCGCCCTGTTCAATATAACCTTCTAATACAAACTCGGCGCTGGCAGGTACTTGTAAGTCATTTGAAATTGACTTTACCACTTCAGTTTTGCTGCCACGTAACAATCCAGCAAAAGCGTACTCGCTTAGCGTATCTGGAACAGGTGTGACTGCACCAAGTATAGTTGCAGGGTCTGCCCCAAGCGCTACCGAGACAGGATAGGGTTCACCTGGGTGTTCTTTACACCACTCTTGATAATCGAGTGCACCACCACGGTGTGATAACCAGCGCATAATAATTTTATTTTTGCCCAGTAATTGTTGGCGGTAAATACCTAAGTTTTGGCGCTTTTTATAAGGCCCTTTAGTAACTGTTAAGCCCCAAGTGATCAGTGGCGCTGCATCGCCAGGCCAGCAGTGTTGAATCGGCAGTTTAGTTAAATCAACCTCATCTCCTTCAAGAATTACTTGTTGGCATGGTGCCTTCTTTACTTCTTTTGGCGGCATGTTGAGTACTTGCTTAAACACCGGTAGCTGGCTTAGCGCATCTTTAATGCCTTTTGGTG
This genomic window contains:
- a CDS encoding helix-turn-helix transcriptional regulator, with amino-acid sequence MVHKSERLFQLVNLLKGRRLAVTAKQLADKLNVSERTIYRDIQHLQTSGVPIEGEAGIGYLISECDLPPMMFTLEELQALMLGSRMVSEWTDPVLADKAHSALAKIEAVLPSSLKQKVDDLPYLVSGWSHNQAQQAFTLTLRQGIEQHRCVNIDYSDAKQQITSRLVEPLGMVYWGGKWTLITFCRLRNDYREFRIDRIQAVSLTEFSFTTHDDKSLAHYVKLVQEKYKEC
- a CDS encoding AbiV family abortive infection protein is translated as MSKNLKQWKNTLSTSEIANGMNFAQQNAKRLLSDAEKLFELESYPTAYSIAVLAIEEAGKISILRELAVARDGKEVKDAWKAYRTHTKKNVMYVFPLLVANGCKKLRDFGGIYSEENDFPALLDDLKQVGFYTDCLGQKHWAVPSQVIDKEAAKDILRVASTLCEHRTYTQKELDLWVKHIKPVWKSSMPEMQAALKAWFTEMLNEGLAEESNVSFEDFVG
- a CDS encoding alpha/beta hydrolase encodes the protein MSLDAIVIDPQSSHKATVIWLHGLGDSGEGFAPIVPEINLPSELGVKFIFPHAPIQPVTINGGMAMRSWYDIKSLDLDKRADEQGVQQSAAAVKQIIDAEIANGIEPSNIILAGFSQGGVVSLYLGPRLPYQLAGIMALSTYMCEPAKLTLEKQQANLNVFMAHGSFDDVVPTTAGESAYKTLVELGYDASWQVYPMAHQVCLEEIKAIRAWLISRLS
- a CDS encoding heme biosynthesis HemY N-terminal domain-containing protein, which codes for MSKAIISIVIALIVLALAPIAIGEKGYVLIAFNDYTIEGTITAFVIAAILLAVLGFVIYKLLRYVFSLYGVTRFKWALRADKRKQTNLKTGVWQFINRDFVGAQKSLAKAHVPEGWENIAQAISARAALEAGNKAEARLHLEQVSEDDTPYIAQMLVESEQAELAKESMEQITKNKKATNLELANFAEYLVAQQDWSTLNDQLSRFEKKHALSDEQWQQLFERYFAALDLNALNSAYGNLPKKLKEKAEFHYLINLALFAPEQTDKSLLKLAKGDKYREIWQVLSKCTNTKLSDLQKFVQTRLKKLPEDETLLLTLAYIAKAQGDFELAGKVFNKVLSKDNAIKHWRIAAECFSQTGQLDKAVSLYQTYA
- the add gene encoding adenosine deaminase; translated protein: MIDSTLPLLDLHRHLDGNVRSETILDLGLKFNMDLPASDVESLRPHVQVIENEPDLLGFLQKLDWGVKVLGDLDACRRIAYENMFDAKGQGLDYVELRFSPYYMAQTHNLNIADVVAAVIDGVKAGSRETGVQAKLIGILSRTFGVEACQAELDGLLAHKNELIALDLAGDELGFPGNLFEGHFKQARDAGLQITTHAGEAAGSESIWHAIKELGATRIGHGVKAIEDAALMDYLRDHQIGVESCLTSNIQTSTVASMATHPLKQFLAHGILATINTDDPSVSNIEIRHEFEVAAPQAGLTQAEITTAQKNALQIAFLSDSERKVLMGKYA
- the ubiD gene encoding 4-hydroxy-3-polyprenylbenzoate decarboxylase; the encoded protein is MKYKDLRDFIELLEKKGQLKRIKQEIDTYLEMTEIADRTLRAKGPALLFENPKGYSIPVLANLFGTPERVALGMGQEDVSELREVGKLLAFLKEPEPPKGIKDALSQLPVFKQVLNMPPKEVKKAPCQQVILEGDEVDLTKLPIQHCWPGDAAPLITWGLTVTKGPYKKRQNLGIYRQQLLGKNKIIMRWLSHRGGALDYQEWCKEHPGEPYPVSVALGADPATILGAVTPVPDTLSEYAFAGLLRGSKTEVVKSISNDLQVPASAEFVLEGYIEQGEMAPEGPYGDHTGYYNEVDDFPVMTVTHITHRKDPIYHSTYTGRPPDEPAILGVALNEVFVPILQKQFPEIVDFYLPPEGCSYRMAVVTMKKQYPGHAKRVMMGVWSFLRQFMYTKFVIVCDDDVNARDWNDVIWAITTRMDPARDTTMIENTPIDYLDFASPVSGLGSKMGLDATNKWPGETDREWGEPIVMDDKVKQRVDEIWDSLNILEK
- a CDS encoding uroporphyrinogen-III C-methyltransferase, whose product is MTHILLTRAEEKSQQLAEQLAEKAITSSIQPVLVLEAITVSEQQLSMLDDADIVLFVSQDAARFLHTLKPELTKNSICLAVGKSTAEVVTELFEKPCASPLVETSEGLLAMPELNNVASKRIVLVKGKGGRNKLAKELKEREAIFQPLAVYKRLANPGLTKALANEWKNNGVDTIVLTSNASIDSFLAVASNKSWLATLTVFLVSARCVEYFNEKAHVKQIINCQGADNESILNAILEQHKPQQSHAMEQEKDITAKSTISDKAANKPKTTTETVTAPTEKQSGSGKAIAVVALLVSLAAVGGLGYGYTLFQQQKNFLVQLNNEKNSLSEQIAAANAQAISLQGQNQQLQNALSAQLVQAESALTQKIEQQLQVANQQEPELNREEVKSLYRMAEFKALVQADYLGAAAMLARLDILLESFPGTQPAREALHQDIQALNAVQTVDVENIYLRLSGLIANLDKLPLNMVVLPEEADKVNQQALSDNVDDWQANLKRSWDLLVDDFIKVRKRTAPVESLLSQEEQALIRHQLRFYMVQAQTALVKQQAVMFTAALKQAQSVLTNYYDVQASEVVYLNNQLSELQSQPLAFNPEFTFSSEAAIKELL
- the fre gene encoding NAD(P)H-flavin reductase; translated protein: MQLVKANVVSIAPLTEYVYKVELKPSEPVSFEAGHYLQLVLGEKDKRAFSIASRPSQTELLELHIGASEENSYAMQALDHLKEHFANNTQADVEVGLGISQLRTESELPVVLLAGGTGFSYVKSMADHLAEIKSTRPVFFYWGVRDESALYAKDEMEKWAASQANFNFIPVVEHASDNWQGHTGYVHKAVMKDMDSLAPYEIYMAGRFDMIGPVRDDFIAHGAIRENMYADAFAFIK
- the hemC gene encoding hydroxymethylbilane synthase, encoding MSQEKSIIRIATRKSALALWQAEFVKAELEKHHANLAVELVPMSTQGDKILDTPLAKIGGKGLFVKELEVAMMEGRADIAVHSMKDVPVEFPDGLELHTICEREDPRDAFVSNKYKSLADLPQGAIVGTSSLRRQCQLKAARPDLEIRDLRGNVNTRLAKLDAGEYDAIILAAAGLIRLEMPERIADFIAAEDSLPANGQGAVGIECRSDDEITKAFLAPLEHTETRYRVLAERAMNRKLQGGCQVPIGAFATVDGNTLTLRGLVGALDGSVILQHTLTGDVANAEQIGEQLAEHLLAQGANKILAEVYAS
- a CDS encoding DUF2914 domain-containing protein, whose translation is MSQKIKITATLNSSQLKQKGVDKPVEYQWHWSRIFAALSLVVSVLFFMTLYVFPNNDEVGTEKLASGQSALLKAKTLTDVTKVEKSPFKETEKVALSQSSLMKTDKGLGTKSSDESLPAAQNDPELPSVNEQHEQSDLVDIIDSPNTEKLEPSASANELITQSDEQQTLSDIALGAKMNTQSVSRALLSRDIIGREPVDIIGERIARASFTKKLYFFTEVNGLQGKLVRHKWYFQDQLQADVELSIYAERYRTYSSKNIAALQLGMWRVELVAEGETLASKQFIITDK